Genomic DNA from Providencia sp. PROV188:
ACAAACATAATTTGAACTTCATACTGCCTCCAGTCATTCATCGTGATTATTATCCTTAAGCTAAACGTTAGCATAATAAATGAATGAAAATGGGCGATTACTGCTTTTGTTATGTGAGAGCTATCGAATTATGAACAAAAAAAGAGCCCTAAGGGCTCTTTTATAATGATTGCAGCTTTAGCGTTGAAGATCTAAACAGAATTCCAAACTATTATTCTAAATAGTTCGCGTTAGAACAAGGCGGTGGCTAGCACCAGAGTCATCCTGAATATAATCAATAGATTTATTCAAAATAATTTGTGCTGTAGCAAGGCAGCAATCGAGCTAATCCCTAGGAGCATACACAAGTATGTGACTAGGGTTAGCGAGTGCAGCCAACGCCGCTACGGTGCAAAGTATGAAGAATAAAAACTATTCTTTGGGTTTCCATTGCCCATCAACATAAAAAGCACTCCACCCCGTCGCTTTACCATCTTTCTCGGACGAAACATATTGCTGTTTTGTCTTGCGGCTAAAACGAACCACTGTTGGGTTGCCCTCTTCGTCTTGTGCTGGTGCTTCCGCTAAGTACGCCAATTTTGCCGGTAATCTGTCTTTAAATCGTTGTAGTTCTGCCACTAATGGCGCACGTGTTTCCCTTGATTTCGGGAAGGTGTTTGCGGCAAGGAATACGCCAGCTGCACCATCACGTAACACAAAATAAGCATCCGATTTTTCACACGGTAATTCTGGTAGTGGTACTGGGTCTTCTTTCGGTGGTGCAATTTCACCACTTTTTAAGATCTTGCGGGTATTTTTACACTCTTCGTTGGTGCAACCCATGTATTTCCCAAAACGTCCCATTTTCAGGTGCATTTCAGAACCACATTTATCACACTCAATCACCGGACCATCGTAACCCTTGATGCGGAACTCGCCTTCTTCGATTTCATAGCCTTCACATGCTGGATTGTTACCACACACATGTAATTTACGACCATTATCAATCAGGTAGCTGTCCATCGCAGTGCCACATTTTGGACAACGACGTTTTGCTCTTAAGGCGTTAGTTTCTGCATCGTCATCTTCGAGGATGTTCAATACTTCATCTTCAGGGATCAGATTGATGGTTTTCTTGCAGCGCTCTTTTGGTGGCAGTGCATAGCCCGAGCAGCCTAAGAATACCCCAGTGGATGCGGTACGAATTCCCATATGACGTTCACAGTCAGGACAGATAATCGAGGTGATCACCATTGGGTTGGTACGCATACCGCCTTCTTCCGGATCTTTTTCTGCAACATCAAGCTGTTTGCTGAAATCGGAGAAAAATTCATCCAACACCGCTTTCCACTCTGCTTCATGATTCGCAACGTGGTCCAGCTGGTTTTCCATGCGAGCAGTGAAGTCGTAGTTCATCAGGTCGTTGAAGTTTTCTTCTAAACGGTCTGTAACGATTTCACCCATTTTTTCCGCATAGAAACGGCGGTTTTCCACTTTAACGTAGCCACGATCTTGGATCGTTGAAATGATTGCCGCATACGTTGATGGGCGACCAATACCACGTTTTTCTAATTCTTTAACCAAAGAAGCTTCACTAAAACGCGCTGGTGGCTTAGTAAAGTGCTGGCTTGGTAGTAATTCCAGCAATGATAATTCAGCACCCACTTGAATCGCAGGTAATGTTTTATCTTCGTCATTTTTACGCAGTGCTGGCATGACTCTTGTCCAACCATCAAAACGTAACGTACGACCTTTGGCTTTTAATTCGAAATCTCCCGCTTTCACCGTTAATGTGGTGGAGTCGTATTTTGCTGGTGTCATTTGACACGCAACAAATTGATTCCAAATTAACTGGTAGAGGCGCTTAGCGTCGTTTTCCATGTCTTTCAGTGAATCAGGTAATACATCAACACTGGATGGGCGAATAGCTTCGTGCGCTTCTTGGGAGTTATCTTTACTGGTGTAAACGTTGGCATCTTTTGGTAAATACTGTGCGCCAAAGTTATCAGAAATATAACCACGAACCATGTTCACTGCATCTTGGCTCAAGTTCGTTGAGTCCGTACGCATATAAGTGATGTAACCCGCTTCATATAAGCGCTGAGCCATCATCATGGTTTTCTTCACACCAAAACTTAAGCGAGTGCTCGCCGCTTGTTGGAGTGTCGACGTGATAAACGGTGCGCTTGGTTTACTGGACGTTGGTTTATCTTCACGATCAATCACTTGATAACGTGCATTTTCCAGTAATTTAACCGCAGCTTCCGTTTGGACTTTATTGACAGGTTTAAAAGCTTTTCCCGCTTGGGAAGTCACTTCTAAACGCAAGTTAACGGCGTTTTTATCCGCTAAATCCGCATGGAGTTCCCAATATTCTTCAGGAACAAACGCTTTAATTTCACGTTCACGCTCAACGATAAGTCTTACTGCGACGGACTGTACGCGTCCAGCAGATAATCCGCGCGCCACTTTTTTCCATAATAATGGAGAGACCATATACCCAACAACACGGTCCATAAAGCGACGAGCTTGCTGAGCATTAACACGGTCGATATTCAATTCGCCAGGGCTTTCAAATGCTTGAGTAATTGCATTTTTAGTGATTTCGTTAAACACCACTCGGCTAAAACGAGAATCATCACCACCGATCACTTCGCGTAAATGCCACGCAATAGCTTCCCCTTCGCGGTCAAGGTCCGTCGCGAGGTAGACGTGGTCAGCATCTTCGGCTAACGCTTTTAATTCAGAAACCACTTTTTCCTTACCCGGCAGAATTTGATAATTCGCTTTCCAACCATGATAAGGGTCGATCCCCATGCGTTTAACTAACGCTTCTTGCGGATCCTTTTTAACTTTCTTTGTTTTGTCGGTCTTTGCTTTATCGGTAGATGAGCCTGTACTCTTTGGTGAGCCGGATTGTGAACCAGAGCCGCTTTTCGGCAGATCACGAATGTGACCAACGCTGCTTTTTACAACGTAGCCACTGCCAAGATACTTATTGATCGTTTTGGCTTTTGCCGGGGACTCCACTATAACAAGAGCTTTACCCATATTTACCTTTACCTACTATCAACGAAGGCGCATTTTTCTATTCAAATGCGCAAAATGAGAATCTCTTTTTTATATTGCGACAGAATCACAATATATCAATATTTTTTCGCACAATAATTTGTAACGAAACGAATTTTATCCATCAGTCACATTATTTTGTAAAGCATACAAATTGCTCTAGTTGACTGATTTTAACCACATAATGCAGTTTAGCCGCATTGAAAAACACACACTGTACCTGATAAAATGCTAGAAGCAACCAATTATTTTTTCAAGAGAGGCATTCTATGAACAATGAGATTCAAACTATTTCAAAGCAAGAACTGCTTGAAAAAGCCAACGAAATCATCAAAAACCACGATGAGTACCTTGATGGCATGTTCGTGGATAATGTCGAGCAACATCGTGGTGTTTTAGTTTTTAAAGGCGAGTTCTTCCTTGATGAAAACGGAATACCATCCTTAAAAAGTCCAGCGGCTTTTAATATGTATAAGCATTTGGCGCACCTCTTTTCTGATAAGTACCGACTGCAAGAATCAGAATAGACATAAAAAAATACCGGCTTTTATCGCCGGTATTTTTAAGGGTAGTCCAACTTAAATATTGTGTCATGAATATTCAGTGAACATTATGGCTTTTTTATAAAAGCGGCTTTTGTCCACGCTGCCACCAGCGTAATAATAGCTTATCCGCACTCTCTGCCGCGCTACTGGTAAAACGCTCGACCATTTTCTTGCTCATCACAAAACGGATGCTGATAATCTCTTTGGTTTCGATTGCGTTAATGATCAAATCATCGCTAACACCAATTTGGTCAACGAGCCCTTTCTCTAGCGCTTGCGTTCCATACCAATACTCGCCTGTTGCCACCGCTGCAATATCAAGGGATGGGCGATTTTGATGAACAAAATCTTTAAATAGTTCGTGAGTTGAATTCAGATCTTCAACAAATTTCTTACGCCCCTGCTCTGTATTTTCACCGAGCATTGTCAGTGTACGTTTATATTCCCCTGCGGTGTGCAACTCCACATCCACATCGTGCTTTTTCAATAATCGGTGAATATTTGGAACCTGAGCGACAACACCAATAGAGCCTATAATAGAAAACGGTGCCGCAACGATTTTATTCGCAATACACGCCATCATATAACCGCCGCTTGCCGCAACCTTATCAACTGCAATTGTTAGCGGAATATTTTTCTCTTTCAATCGCATCAACTGAGAAGCGGCTAAGCCATAGCCATGGACTAAACCACCTGGGCTTTCTAAACGTAATAAAACTTCATCTTGCTGATCTGCAACTGCAAGAATTGCACTGATTTCCTCACGTAAAGAGCTGACTTCACGCGCATCCATACTGCCTTTAAAGTCTAAGACATATAAGCAAGGCTTTTTGACGGCGGTTTGCCCCATTTTCGCCCCAGCCTTTTCATTTTTAGACTTGGCTTTTTCCTGCTTTTTAAATGCCTTTGACCACGCTTTTTGCTCAGAATCATTCATTTTGATCTGCTGCATTTGACGTTGGCGTTCACGGTAACTTTCGCCTAGGTCAGTAATTTTTAACGCGCCTTTACTTCCTTGACGTCTCATACCTACGCCAAATACAAATACTGCAATCACAGCAATCGCGACCACAATGGTAACCACTTTTGCTAAAAACAGTCCATACAAAGAGAAATACTCCACAAGTTGATCCTTCTAATATTTAACGCTAATAAAAAAATGATCGCATGATTGTTCATAAACAACCAGTAAAAAAACTGTTATCAATAACCACAGACATGAAACAAATGTGGTAAATTGCCCTCCCGTGCAATC
This window encodes:
- the topA gene encoding type I DNA topoisomerase, producing the protein MGKALVIVESPAKAKTINKYLGSGYVVKSSVGHIRDLPKSGSGSQSGSPKSTGSSTDKAKTDKTKKVKKDPQEALVKRMGIDPYHGWKANYQILPGKEKVVSELKALAEDADHVYLATDLDREGEAIAWHLREVIGGDDSRFSRVVFNEITKNAITQAFESPGELNIDRVNAQQARRFMDRVVGYMVSPLLWKKVARGLSAGRVQSVAVRLIVEREREIKAFVPEEYWELHADLADKNAVNLRLEVTSQAGKAFKPVNKVQTEAAVKLLENARYQVIDREDKPTSSKPSAPFITSTLQQAASTRLSFGVKKTMMMAQRLYEAGYITYMRTDSTNLSQDAVNMVRGYISDNFGAQYLPKDANVYTSKDNSQEAHEAIRPSSVDVLPDSLKDMENDAKRLYQLIWNQFVACQMTPAKYDSTTLTVKAGDFELKAKGRTLRFDGWTRVMPALRKNDEDKTLPAIQVGAELSLLELLPSQHFTKPPARFSEASLVKELEKRGIGRPSTYAAIISTIQDRGYVKVENRRFYAEKMGEIVTDRLEENFNDLMNYDFTARMENQLDHVANHEAEWKAVLDEFFSDFSKQLDVAEKDPEEGGMRTNPMVITSIICPDCERHMGIRTASTGVFLGCSGYALPPKERCKKTINLIPEDEVLNILEDDDAETNALRAKRRCPKCGTAMDSYLIDNGRKLHVCGNNPACEGYEIEEGEFRIKGYDGPVIECDKCGSEMHLKMGRFGKYMGCTNEECKNTRKILKSGEIAPPKEDPVPLPELPCEKSDAYFVLRDGAAGVFLAANTFPKSRETRAPLVAELQRFKDRLPAKLAYLAEAPAQDEEGNPTVVRFSRKTKQQYVSSEKDGKATGWSAFYVDGQWKPKE
- a CDS encoding DUF2498 family protein, translated to MNNEIQTISKQELLEKANEIIKNHDEYLDGMFVDNVEQHRGVLVFKGEFFLDENGIPSLKSPAAFNMYKHLAHLFSDKYRLQESE
- the sohB gene encoding protease SohB: MEYFSLYGLFLAKVVTIVVAIAVIAVFVFGVGMRRQGSKGALKITDLGESYRERQRQMQQIKMNDSEQKAWSKAFKKQEKAKSKNEKAGAKMGQTAVKKPCLYVLDFKGSMDAREVSSLREEISAILAVADQQDEVLLRLESPGGLVHGYGLAASQLMRLKEKNIPLTIAVDKVAASGGYMMACIANKIVAAPFSIIGSIGVVAQVPNIHRLLKKHDVDVELHTAGEYKRTLTMLGENTEQGRKKFVEDLNSTHELFKDFVHQNRPSLDIAAVATGEYWYGTQALEKGLVDQIGVSDDLIINAIETKEIISIRFVMSKKMVERFTSSAAESADKLLLRWWQRGQKPLL